Proteins encoded together in one Felis catus isolate Fca126 chromosome B3, F.catus_Fca126_mat1.0, whole genome shotgun sequence window:
- the SERPINA3 gene encoding alpha-1-antichymotrypsin isoform X2, with product MCQHPRKPSTPGGWLWDPPTTSSSEAELRAVGMSPLLALGLLVAGLCPTVRCLLGGRLGPEIATQEVQHTGPPLDSLRLASSNTAFTFSLYKRLVSKTPNKNVIFSPLSISTALAFLSLGARGTTLTEILEGLKFNLTETPDTEIHRGFRHLLQSLSRPSDELELSVGNAIFVSEGLKLLKKFREDARALYASEAFSTDFQDSAAAEKLINDFVKNRTQGKIVDLVKDLDLHTAMVLVNYIFLKAKWKTPFDPHNTFEAKFHVSKRRRVTVPMMDLEDVEVPYFRDERLACTVVELQYASNDSALFVLPDQGRMEAVEAVLQPETLRGWRHSLRLRWIDNLYLPKFSISSSYNLEAILPQLGVTKVFTNQADLSGITGERNLAVSQVVHKTVLDVTEVGTEAAAATGSKIMLMSGKIGPLTTVSFNRPFLLSVLSKDTQDILFWGKVANPNQA from the exons ATGTGTCAGCACCCACGAAAACCCAGCACTCCGGGCGGGTGGCTTTGGGATCCGCCGACTACATCCAGCTCAGAGGCAG agttgAGGGCAGTTGGAATGTCACCCCTCTTGGctttggggctcctggtggctggGCTCTGCCCCACTGTCCGCTGCCTCCTGGGGGGCAGGCTTGGCCCCGAGATAGCCACCCAGGAGGTGCAACACACTGGGCCGCCCTTGGACAGCCTCCGATTGGCCTCCAGCAACACCGCCTTCACCTTCAGCCTCTACAAGCGGTTGGTTTCAAAGACCCCCAATAAGAACGTCATCTTCTCCCCGCTGAGCATCTCCACCGCCTTGGCTTTCCTCTCCCTGGGGGCCCGCGGCACCACCCTCACGGAGATCCTCGAAGGCCTCAAGTTCAACCTCACGGAGACCCCCGACACGGAAATCCACCGGGGCTTCCGGCACCTTCTGCAGAGCCTCAGCCGGCCCAGCGACGAGCTAGAGCTGAGCGTGGGCAACGCCATATTTGTCAGCGAGGGGCTGAAACTGCTGAAGAAGTTCAGGGAAGATGCCAGGGCGCTCTACGCCTCCGAGGCCTTCTCCACCGACTTCCAGGACTCGGCTGCCGCCGAGAAGCTTATCAACGACTTCGTGAAGAATAGGACCCAGGGGAAAATTGTGGACTTGGTCAAGGACCTTGACCTGCACACAGCAATGGTCCTGGTGAACTACATCTTCCTTAAAG CCAAATGGAAGACGCCCTTCGACCCCCACAATACGTTCGAGGCGAAGTTCCACGTGAGCAAGAGGAGGAGGGTGACGGTGCCCATGATGGACCTCGAGGACGTGGAGGTGCCTTACTTCCGGGACGAGCGGCTGGCCTGCACCGTCGTGGAGCTCCAGTACGCCAGCAACGACAGCGCGCTCTTTGTTCTCCCCGACCAGGGCAGGATGGAGGCCGTGGAGGCCGTGCTGCAACCAGAGACGCTGAGGGGGTGGAGACACTCACTGCGGCTGAG GTGGATAGACAACCTGTACCTGCCCAAGTTTTCCATCTCCAGCAGCTATAATCTGGAAGCCATACTCCCCCAGCTGGGCGTGACGAAAGTCTTCACCAACCAGGCCGACCTGTCGGGAATCACGGGGGAGAGGAACCTGGCAGTTTCCCAG GTGGTCCACAAGACCGTGCTCGACGTGACCGAGGTGGGCACGGAAGCAGCGGCGGCCACGGGAAGCAAAATTATGTTGATGTCTGGAAAAATTGGCCCACTGACCACTGTGAGTTTCAACAGACCGTTTCTGCTGTCCGTACTCAGCAAAGACACCCAGGACATCCTCTTTTGGGGCAAGGTCGCCAACCCCAATCAAGCCTAG
- the SERPINA3 gene encoding alpha-1-antichymotrypsin isoform X3 has protein sequence MSPLLALGLLVAGLCPTVRCLLGGRLGPEIATQEVQHTGPPLDSLRLASSNTAFTFSLYKRLVSKTPNKNVIFSPLSISTALAFLSLGARGTTLTEILEGLKFNLTETPDTEIHRGFRHLLQSLSRPSDELELSVGNAIFVSEGLKLLKKFREDARALYASEAFSTDFQDSAAAEKLINDFVKNRTQGKIVDLVKDLDLHTAMVLVNYIFLKAKWKTPFDPHNTFEAKFHVSKRRRVTVPMMDLEDVEVPYFRDERLACTVVELQYASNDSALFVLPDQGRMEAVEAVLQPETLRGWRHSLRLRWIDNLYLPKFSISSSYNLEAILPQLGVTKVFTNQADLSGITGERNLAVSQVVHKTVLDVTEVGTEAAAATGSKIMLMSGKIGPLTTVSFNRPFLLSVLSKDTQDILFWGKVANPNQA, from the exons ATGTCACCCCTCTTGGctttggggctcctggtggctggGCTCTGCCCCACTGTCCGCTGCCTCCTGGGGGGCAGGCTTGGCCCCGAGATAGCCACCCAGGAGGTGCAACACACTGGGCCGCCCTTGGACAGCCTCCGATTGGCCTCCAGCAACACCGCCTTCACCTTCAGCCTCTACAAGCGGTTGGTTTCAAAGACCCCCAATAAGAACGTCATCTTCTCCCCGCTGAGCATCTCCACCGCCTTGGCTTTCCTCTCCCTGGGGGCCCGCGGCACCACCCTCACGGAGATCCTCGAAGGCCTCAAGTTCAACCTCACGGAGACCCCCGACACGGAAATCCACCGGGGCTTCCGGCACCTTCTGCAGAGCCTCAGCCGGCCCAGCGACGAGCTAGAGCTGAGCGTGGGCAACGCCATATTTGTCAGCGAGGGGCTGAAACTGCTGAAGAAGTTCAGGGAAGATGCCAGGGCGCTCTACGCCTCCGAGGCCTTCTCCACCGACTTCCAGGACTCGGCTGCCGCCGAGAAGCTTATCAACGACTTCGTGAAGAATAGGACCCAGGGGAAAATTGTGGACTTGGTCAAGGACCTTGACCTGCACACAGCAATGGTCCTGGTGAACTACATCTTCCTTAAAG CCAAATGGAAGACGCCCTTCGACCCCCACAATACGTTCGAGGCGAAGTTCCACGTGAGCAAGAGGAGGAGGGTGACGGTGCCCATGATGGACCTCGAGGACGTGGAGGTGCCTTACTTCCGGGACGAGCGGCTGGCCTGCACCGTCGTGGAGCTCCAGTACGCCAGCAACGACAGCGCGCTCTTTGTTCTCCCCGACCAGGGCAGGATGGAGGCCGTGGAGGCCGTGCTGCAACCAGAGACGCTGAGGGGGTGGAGACACTCACTGCGGCTGAG GTGGATAGACAACCTGTACCTGCCCAAGTTTTCCATCTCCAGCAGCTATAATCTGGAAGCCATACTCCCCCAGCTGGGCGTGACGAAAGTCTTCACCAACCAGGCCGACCTGTCGGGAATCACGGGGGAGAGGAACCTGGCAGTTTCCCAG GTGGTCCACAAGACCGTGCTCGACGTGACCGAGGTGGGCACGGAAGCAGCGGCGGCCACGGGAAGCAAAATTATGTTGATGTCTGGAAAAATTGGCCCACTGACCACTGTGAGTTTCAACAGACCGTTTCTGCTGTCCGTACTCAGCAAAGACACCCAGGACATCCTCTTTTGGGGCAAGGTCGCCAACCCCAATCAAGCCTAG
- the SERPINA3 gene encoding alpha-1-antichymotrypsin isoform X1: protein MSPCQEDAALSVLETQRLSLRDSHLPEATQLARLHSGLGFTARQSRTLTELRAVGMSPLLALGLLVAGLCPTVRCLLGGRLGPEIATQEVQHTGPPLDSLRLASSNTAFTFSLYKRLVSKTPNKNVIFSPLSISTALAFLSLGARGTTLTEILEGLKFNLTETPDTEIHRGFRHLLQSLSRPSDELELSVGNAIFVSEGLKLLKKFREDARALYASEAFSTDFQDSAAAEKLINDFVKNRTQGKIVDLVKDLDLHTAMVLVNYIFLKAKWKTPFDPHNTFEAKFHVSKRRRVTVPMMDLEDVEVPYFRDERLACTVVELQYASNDSALFVLPDQGRMEAVEAVLQPETLRGWRHSLRLRWIDNLYLPKFSISSSYNLEAILPQLGVTKVFTNQADLSGITGERNLAVSQVVHKTVLDVTEVGTEAAAATGSKIMLMSGKIGPLTTVSFNRPFLLSVLSKDTQDILFWGKVANPNQA, encoded by the exons ATGTCACCCTGTCAGGAAGATGCTGCTCTCAGCGTTTTAGAGACACAGAGGTTAAGCCTGAGGGATTCCCACTTGCCTGAGGCCACGCAGCTGGCGAGGTTACATTCAGGACTCGGGTTCACGGCTCGCCAAAGCCGCACCCTTACCG agttgAGGGCAGTTGGAATGTCACCCCTCTTGGctttggggctcctggtggctggGCTCTGCCCCACTGTCCGCTGCCTCCTGGGGGGCAGGCTTGGCCCCGAGATAGCCACCCAGGAGGTGCAACACACTGGGCCGCCCTTGGACAGCCTCCGATTGGCCTCCAGCAACACCGCCTTCACCTTCAGCCTCTACAAGCGGTTGGTTTCAAAGACCCCCAATAAGAACGTCATCTTCTCCCCGCTGAGCATCTCCACCGCCTTGGCTTTCCTCTCCCTGGGGGCCCGCGGCACCACCCTCACGGAGATCCTCGAAGGCCTCAAGTTCAACCTCACGGAGACCCCCGACACGGAAATCCACCGGGGCTTCCGGCACCTTCTGCAGAGCCTCAGCCGGCCCAGCGACGAGCTAGAGCTGAGCGTGGGCAACGCCATATTTGTCAGCGAGGGGCTGAAACTGCTGAAGAAGTTCAGGGAAGATGCCAGGGCGCTCTACGCCTCCGAGGCCTTCTCCACCGACTTCCAGGACTCGGCTGCCGCCGAGAAGCTTATCAACGACTTCGTGAAGAATAGGACCCAGGGGAAAATTGTGGACTTGGTCAAGGACCTTGACCTGCACACAGCAATGGTCCTGGTGAACTACATCTTCCTTAAAG CCAAATGGAAGACGCCCTTCGACCCCCACAATACGTTCGAGGCGAAGTTCCACGTGAGCAAGAGGAGGAGGGTGACGGTGCCCATGATGGACCTCGAGGACGTGGAGGTGCCTTACTTCCGGGACGAGCGGCTGGCCTGCACCGTCGTGGAGCTCCAGTACGCCAGCAACGACAGCGCGCTCTTTGTTCTCCCCGACCAGGGCAGGATGGAGGCCGTGGAGGCCGTGCTGCAACCAGAGACGCTGAGGGGGTGGAGACACTCACTGCGGCTGAG GTGGATAGACAACCTGTACCTGCCCAAGTTTTCCATCTCCAGCAGCTATAATCTGGAAGCCATACTCCCCCAGCTGGGCGTGACGAAAGTCTTCACCAACCAGGCCGACCTGTCGGGAATCACGGGGGAGAGGAACCTGGCAGTTTCCCAG GTGGTCCACAAGACCGTGCTCGACGTGACCGAGGTGGGCACGGAAGCAGCGGCGGCCACGGGAAGCAAAATTATGTTGATGTCTGGAAAAATTGGCCCACTGACCACTGTGAGTTTCAACAGACCGTTTCTGCTGTCCGTACTCAGCAAAGACACCCAGGACATCCTCTTTTGGGGCAAGGTCGCCAACCCCAATCAAGCCTAG